The sequence CGCGACTGCGGCCAGGATGCCGGATGCGTGGAAGGCCTCGGCCAGCAGATAGGCGGCGAACGGCGTGAGCAGGTTGACCAGGATCGCCGAACCAGGTTCTTCGCCGAAGTGGCGCCAGATCCAGGCCTGGACCCGGCTCAACCCAAAGGTGGTGGCCACGCCCAGAGCCAGCCCGGCCAGCGCCACCCACAGGAAGGTGAGCGACGCGCTGGCGATCGAAAAGGTGCCAGTGAGCACCGCGGCCACCGCGAACTGGAAGCACACCAGGCCGGAAGCGTCGTTGAGCAGCGACTCGCCTTCCAGGATGTGCATCAGCCGCTTGGGGATCGGCACCTTGGAGGCAATCGAGGACACCGCCACCGGGTCGGTCGGCGAGATGATCGCCGCCAGTGCGAAGGCCACCGCCAACGGCATCGCCGGAATCAGCCAATGGATCAGCAAGCCGGCCCCGACCACGGTGAACACCACCAGACCCAGCGCCAGCTCCAGGATGGCCGCCTTGTCGCGGAACAGGCCTTGTTTGGGAATCCGCCAACCATCCAGGAACAGCAGCGGCGGCAGGAACAACAGGAAAAACAGTTCCGGTTCCAGCTCGTGCCCCGCATCGAACACGCCGGAGACCACCGCGCCTAGCGCGATCTGGACCAGTGGCAACGGCAGCGAGAACGGCAGGATGCGGATCAGATAACCGCTGGCCGCGACCGCCAGCAACATGGCGAGGACGACATCGATCGAATGCATGAAAAACCCGGAAGAAGAGACGGCCGCACGCGCGGCATCGTCTCGCGACGCACAACAACGCACCTACGGGAACATACCGGTTTGCAGGCGGCGATGAAACTGCCGCGCCGCCTGGGCCTGCCCATGATCCTGCGCGGTGACTGTCACGAAGGTGTCGTGCTGCAGCGCTCTGGCGGGTAGCTGTCGATCAGCTACCGGCTGCGCGATGGACAGGCCCAGACGAGGATGCGGCTGTGCGCCGGCAAGACAGATGGCCTGCCGCACGATGAACCGCTGCGCCGGCGTGGCACTGCAACAGCCCGCAATGCACCTGCACGTCGCTGACAGCGGGCAGGCGATGGAGCATCGCCAAGGCAACAGCCGCTCGGTCACCTGGACTGCAGTGCAGTCGAAAGCAGCCGGCAGCCTGATCGTTTGCGACCTCGCGCATGCCGGTGGCCTGCCGCGCAGATGGCCGAACGCAAATCAGCCGTGGTGAACGTGCTTGTTCGCGTGCGGCCTCGAGTGCCGAGCGCCTTCCACCGGGACCAGGAAGGTCGCTTCATGCAGTTTCAGCGTGGAGTCGTAGTGACTCACCGTCACCCTGACCGCCCCAACCTTCTTCTTGAACGCGTAAGGCCACTGCGCGCCCACCATCTTCTGCCCGGGCTTCTGACCGTCAGCGTCTTCGACGCGCTTGATGCGCACGGGGTAATTGCCTGCGCCGCCATTGTCCGCATCGTTGGCGTCGACCACGTCGATCTGCGCTTTCGAAAATGCCAGTGTCGACGGGCCGCCGTCCTTGAAGTTGGCGCTATCGTCGAATCCGATGTTCTTGTAGCTGTAGCTCAGCAGGATCACTTGTGTGGGAACCCAGGAGCCGCCGCCATGGTTAGGAATTTTCACCTTGGCCACGCGCGCAGAATCAACCGTGAATTCCCATTCGCCCGGCACGATCCATTTCTGCCCTGGTCGATAGCTCTCACTCGCAGCAGCAGCCGTCGCTGATGGTGTGGGCGTTGAGGTGACGACTGATGCCTGTGCAGTGCCGGACAACGCCAACGTGGCTGCCACCAATACTGTGGGCAACACCAATGGATTGAACTCAACTCTTTGGGACTTCATGTTCTACAGCCCTGGAACGGATCATCACCGGAGAGCTCGAACACTACTTGCATTGAACGCTGTTGCTTTTGCCAATCGCGAACATTCGTGCAGCATTACGGCGGTCATGCGAGAGAGACGACGATGCTGGGCTTGCTGACAGCCCGATCGCGTGTCCCCTGCAGTGCAGTTTCGCCATGGAGTTCTCAACTGCCGGTCGCCTGTGTGGGCATCGCTGCTCGAACAAACGCACCGGCGACCCGACCATGGTCGCTATGGCGGAGTGCGATGACGTTGCAGCGCAGCATCTTGATGTAAAAAACGCGTGATGCATCCGCGCCGCATCTGGCCGCGTATCAAGATCCACGATTGCCATCCAGGTAATCGCTCACCAAAGGATCGATGCCTCATGAAGACCTCATTCCAGTCGCTTGCCATTGCCACTGCCATTGCCCTGACTAGCGCCATGGCTCCCGCTTACGCTGCGTCCAATCCGATGGTGGGTGGCGCGCCGATGCTGGCGACCAAGGACATCGTCGACAACGCGGTCAACTCCAAGGACCACACCACGCTGGTGGCCGCCGTCAAAGCCGCCGGCCTGGTGGACACTCTGAAGGGCCCGGGCCCATTCACCGTCTTCGCCCCGACCAATGCCGCGTTTGCAGCGCTGCCGGCAGGCACGGTGGACACGCTGCTGAAGCCGGAATCCAAGCCGATGCTGACCAAGGTGCTGACCTATCACGTGGTGCCGGGCAAGGTGGACGCGGCCTCGCTGATCGCCAAGATCAAGGCCGGTGGCGGTAGCGCCACGCTGACGACCGTGCAAGGCGAGCCGCTGACTGCCAAGCTCAACGGCAAGAAGGTCACCCTCACCGACGTCAAGGGCAACACTGCCACCGTCACCATTGCCGACGTCAACCAGAGCAACGGCGTGATTCATGTCATCGACAAAGTGCTGATGCCGTAAGTGCAGCCACATCGCTGGCGCATGCCCGTCTTTTCCAACGACGCAAACGGATCGCGTTCGTCGATGGCCACGTAGCGATGCATGCGCGTCCGTTAGCAAGACGCGCTACCCAACCGCGAAGCGGCGGTACGAGGTCGCCGGCATGCCGGCGACCTCACTTGGTGTCTTTTTCTCCGACACCATGCGCGTGGATTTGCACGCGCTTCTTTTATGCGTTGGCCAGATCGCTTGCCGCACGCGGCGGCGTCAACAACTGCCGGAGGTCCTGCACAAAGCCGCGGTAGCCTTCTTCGCGCGCCACCTCGGAGCCTTGCCGCAGCACCCAGGACGGGTGCACGGTCGCCAAGACCGGGGTGCCGTCGTCCAACCGCTGCCACTGCCCACGCTGCTGCATCAAGCGAAAGCCAGACCCCAGCACTGCCTGCGCGGCGGTTGCTCCCAGACAGACGATCTGCGCGGGCCGCAGCTGCGCGCGCTCGGCCTGTAGCCAACCGCTGCATGCCTGCACATGCGCACGCTCGGGATTGCGATGCAGGCGCCGCTTGCCGCGTTGCTCGAAACGAAAATGCTTGACCGCATTGGTCACGTAGAACGCCTGACGGTCCACGCCCAGTTCGCCGAGCGCCATGGTGAACAGGCGTCCGGCCGGGCCCACGAACGGACGCCCACTCAGATCCTCTTCGTCGCCGGGTTGTTCGCCGATGACCATCACCGATGCATCGTCCGGTCCTTCGCCGAACACCGTCTGCGTGGCCGGCTGCCACAGCTCGCAGCGACGACAATCGCGCGCCGCAGTGCGTAGCTGCGCCAGGCTTTGGGTTGCAACGTCCGGCGTCGGCGCAGGTGTCATCGGTACGCGTCGCCGCACCGGTTCGGGCGCACGCTCGGCCATCTCGCGCACCCGCACCCCGGCTTCTCGGATCAACTCAGGCAACAGCGCCGCTTCGGGCAGGTTTTTCCAGTATTTCTGCGGCATTTCCTGACGCATCATGGTGGGGTTGAGCCGCGCAGGATTGAAGATGTGCGCGTAGTACGTGCGCCACAAGGTTTCCTGCGCGTCGTCGGCCGGTACCTGCGAACGTACCGCCGCATCGCCGAACGACAACGCCTCGCCATCCCAGCGCACGCTGCGGTATGGCGTGAGGATCGCCCACCGCATGCCGGCAAACCGCCGGGCAAAAAAGGGCGCCACCCGATCCACGATGCAGTGCTCGGGTTCGAACCAGGCCACGAAATCTTCCTCTTCCCCAGGCAAACGCCGAAAGCGCACAAATGCCTTCATCTTGTGCGTATCGCGCTGCACCGCCTTTTGCCATTGCGCAAGACGGTGCACATCCACATCGGTGACGCGCTCCAACAGCGCTTTTTCTCCGGAGGCGATGCGCCATAACACCCGGTACAGCACCGCATGCCGCTGTGGATCGCGATGACACAGCACCGACGCAGCCAGCTGCATGAAGTTCGCCGACACGCGCGGCGGCGGCATGATCACCGGCAGCTCCAGCAGCCCCTGCCCCATCAACAACCCGCCCTGCGCCCCACCGTTCCATGCCACATCATCCGGCTGCACCTGCGCGCACCACCCTGCCCGCGCCAACGCACGCCATGCTTCAAAACTCCACGGTGGTTCGACCTCAGCGCTGAACATCGCTACAACACACTCCCACAAGACGAACACCACCACCGTAACTACCGTCTTACGACCGCTATTGCCACTACTGAAGGTGTTGCCGCTGCTGTTGCCATGGGTGCTTCTACCGCCCCACCCTGCTTCCGATAACTGCAGCAAGCAAAATTCACGCCTGTTGCCACTGAAGCTGCCGCCGTCGTTGATTTTTTTCTGCTGTTTTCATTGGTTGTTATTGCTCTTTCTCTTGCTGTCTTTTTTGCTTTTTGCTGTTGCATACGCCGTTGCCGTTGCCGTTGCCGTTGCCGTTGATCCTGCTTCACCCTGTCGCCTTAAAGCGAGCCGAGCACCGCAGTCATGCGCGGCCGAAGAGGCGCCCTTGTCTGAGCGAAGCGAGTTTGGGCGCCGTGCCGCGCATGGCGAGGAGCGCAGGGAACCGGTGCGGCTGTATC comes from Xanthomonas vesicatoria ATCC 35937 and encodes:
- a CDS encoding fasciclin domain-containing protein, encoding MKTSFQSLAIATAIALTSAMAPAYAASNPMVGGAPMLATKDIVDNAVNSKDHTTLVAAVKAAGLVDTLKGPGPFTVFAPTNAAFAALPAGTVDTLLKPESKPMLTKVLTYHVVPGKVDAASLIAKIKAGGGSATLTTVQGEPLTAKLNGKKVTLTDVKGNTATVTIADVNQSNGVIHVIDKVLMP
- a CDS encoding UdgX family uracil-DNA binding protein (This protein belongs to the uracil DNA glycosylase superfamily, members of which act in excision repair of DNA. However, it belongs more specifically to UdgX branch, whose founding member was found to bind uracil in DNA (where it does not belong), without cleaving it, appears to promote DNA repair by a pathway involving RecA, rather than base excision.), translated to MFSAEVEPPWSFEAWRALARAGWCAQVQPDDVAWNGGAQGGLLMGQGLLELPVIMPPPRVSANFMQLAASVLCHRDPQRHAVLYRVLWRIASGEKALLERVTDVDVHRLAQWQKAVQRDTHKMKAFVRFRRLPGEEEDFVAWFEPEHCIVDRVAPFFARRFAGMRWAILTPYRSVRWDGEALSFGDAAVRSQVPADDAQETLWRTYYAHIFNPARLNPTMMRQEMPQKYWKNLPEAALLPELIREAGVRVREMAERAPEPVRRRVPMTPAPTPDVATQSLAQLRTAARDCRRCELWQPATQTVFGEGPDDASVMVIGEQPGDEEDLSGRPFVGPAGRLFTMALGELGVDRQAFYVTNAVKHFRFEQRGKRRLHRNPERAHVQACSGWLQAERAQLRPAQIVCLGATAAQAVLGSGFRLMQQRGQWQRLDDGTPVLATVHPSWVLRQGSEVAREEGYRGFVQDLRQLLTPPRAASDLANA